The genomic segment TGGTGTCCTTCGTGCGCCGCCAGACCGGAATCGACCATCTCAACTGGGTCCGCGATCCGATGGACGCGCGGCAGGCGATCGAGGCGCTCAAGAGCTGGATCGCACGCGAGGCCAATGTTGTATGGGATCTGCCGGCGGCCGAGCGGCGCAGTCTTGGCCTGTCGCCCGCCCGCTGGCGCAAGATTGCCGTGGTCGATGCGCAGCGCCGCCGGCTCCATGTGCTCGGCCGGCCGGCAGACCTTCCCCAATCGTTCCACGACTTGAGCGACACCGAACTCGACGATCTGGCCTCCGAGCTCGGGCGGGCGATCCGCCGATCGGCGCGCCAGGGGAGCGCATGATGGGCAGGCGGCGCTGCGCATCGACCACGGCAATCTTGCGCGGTATCCGCTTTCAGGAGGAGGCCGCGTGATGACGGGGGCGCCGGCCAGGACGGAGGCGTTGCCTCTCCTCCATTGGGAGGACCTGGCCGAGATCGAGCGGATCCGAAGCGAGCGGGACGCGATCTGCGCGCGCATGGCGCGCCTGCCGCTCCACAGCCATCGCCGTGTCGTGCTCCAGGCGCGCCTGGCCGAGCTCACGGCGCGCCAGTTGAAGCTCGAGCTGAAAGTCAGGGGTGCATCGTGACGGGCTACGGCTGGCTGCCCTCCATCCTCGCCGAGATCGCCGAGACGGCCGGCCTGGAGGCCGCGCTCAAGCTCGCCGCCGAACGGGGCGGCACGGAGGTTTACATTCCGGCGGCTTGCAGCGATGATCACTGGCTCGCCGCCTGCGTCGGCCGCGAGGCGGCGGACAGGATCTGCCGGCACTTCGCGAGCGGCCATGGCGGCATCTCGCTGCGCCTGCCGCTCGGGCCCCAGGGCTCCATCGCGGAGATGAGGCGGATTGCCGACCGCATGATCGCGGAAGGCCGGCCGACGAGCGAGATCGCCCGAGCGGTGGGGTACACCAGCCGCACCGTGGAGCGACGCCGGGCGCGACTACGTTCGCGCCACGACCCGAGACAGGGTAGTCTCTTCTGAGCTACATGTTCGCTCGGGGGGAAATCATGAGGATCATACTGGTGGCGCTGCTGCTGGCGTCGACATCCCTTGTCTTGGCTGCACAGGAGCAGATGTGGGTAACGTCTGACGATCTGAACCGAAGGACCTGCCCGGCGGTCTCTTGCGGCATTGTGGGCACCCTGATGTTCCGCGAGTCCGCCCAAGTTTTCGAGAGGAAGGCGGACTGGGTTCGCATTACGCAGTACTACGACGCATCGTGCAAGGGAGGCCGCTCCGAATATGTCGCCTCCGGCAATGCGGCCTGTGTGCCATCCAACGGCATCGAGGACGGCCGCTTTGCCGAGTGGGTTTCCGCAAAGTATCTGTCGGCCCGCCGTCCAGCCGATCCCGCCGAGAATGCCCAGGGCACGGCGAAGCTAATCGGCCATTCGGACGATTTCGCCATTCATCAAGACGAATTCGTGAAGGCCACCGAACGCCTCTTGGCGTCTGGAACCTGTACGGCAAAGGACCTCACGGATGTGGGCGGATGGATGAGATCCACCAGCAGAGGCAGCGGCGTTTATTTCACCCTCTGCCGTAGCGGCTCCGACAGAATTTACCTCGATATCGAGACTGGCCGGACTTTCCGCTAGCGCTGTATCTCGGTTTGAGATTTGTCTACGGGTGAAGTCTGAGCCTACTATATCCACCTTGCCCGTATAACAACGATATCCCCGAGACGTTCAATAGCTCAGTTGCCAATTGGGCGCACGTTTTCTACGATTTCGACTGGGTATCTGGGGGAATAAATCATGGGATCGGTAGATATACTGAAGTGGGCAGTCATGGTGGGTGCCGTGATTGCGGTGGTGGGAATTGTTGGGTTTCTTAACAGCAGGAAAAAGCGGAGAGAGGCAGAGCAGTATAATGCCGCAATCGAACGGGAACGACAGGCACTCCTGAACGACTCGGACACGGTGTTATCAACGCCGTTGGACCCCGCCAGTTTTGGCTATCGTCCTGTGGGCAGGGAAAATCTGCTCGCAGTGGAGGAAGATACGGCCCGAATGGAACTGAAGAGTTCGGGCACGTACCGCACCCGAGGATCATCCGTTTCCATTCCAATCGTGAAGGGAGTTCGATATCGCGTCGGTAGCGGTTCGGTTCGCACTGAGAAATCGTGGCAAGTGACGGCAACTGGGCGTCTGCTGGTAACAGACAAGGCGGTTGTCTTCGAAAGCCCCGAGAAAAATGAACGAATGACATGGGGTCAGATAGCTGACATAGAGCTATTGATAGACGGCTACCGGATTGCCAAACGGACAGGTCCACCGCGAATATTCGTGGTTGATCCTCCGGATCCGAGGTTTGCGGCAGTTATAGAACTGATGTTGACGCGTGTTGACTAGGTTGCCGGCTTCATTGACCACTGGCAAAGTAGCGTACGCCCCCGACGCCTGTCGGGGGCATTTTCGGGATGGCGCTCGGCTTAAGTCGAACTGATCGACGTGACCGGAGCGCACCCCATGGGCCTTTCCACACCCTCTTTCGACGCGGCGGCGCGCGAGGCCGTCGAGGCCATCGCCATGGAGCGCGGCTTCGAGCCGGCCGCGCTGCTCGCCGTCGCCTGGGTGGAGAGCGCCGGCGTGCCCTTCTGGCGCGTGGATGGCGAGGAGCTGCCGCCCATTCGCTTCGAAGGGCACTATTTCCACCGCATCCTCAAGGGCAAGGCGGACAGGAAGCCCCACCTCCTGGAGCGCGCGGTCGCCGCCGGGCTGGCGCATCCAGACGCCGGCGCGGTGAAGAACCCGTCGAGCTATCGGGCGCGCTACGAGCTGCTCGCTCGTGCCATGGAGATCGATACGGACGCCGCCCTGCGCTCCATCTCCATGGGGCTCGGCCAGGTCATGGGCGACCACTGCCTCAAGCTCGGCTTCAAATCCGTCGAGGCCATGTGGCAGATGGCGCGCTCGGGGCTCGACGGCCAGCTCTGGCTCATGGTGCGCTATATCGAGACCTTCGGGCTCTCCGGGGCGCTGCGCCGGCAGGACTGGCGCGCCTTCGCGAGGGGCTATAACGGCCCGAACTACGCGGCCGGCGGCTATCACACCAAGCTCGCGACAGCCTATCGCAGCTTCGCCCGCCAGACCGACGAGCACGATCTCTCCCGCGACCTCCAGAAGAGCCTCGCCGCCGCCGGCTATCCGGTTGCGGTCGACGGTATTGTCGGGCGCGAGACCAAGGCCGCCATCCGGCGCTTCCAGGAAGACCACGGCCTCGTCGCGGACGGCATTGCCGGGCC from the Kaustia mangrovi genome contains:
- a CDS encoding regulatory protein GemA; the encoded protein is MTATVTKAQIGAIHALKARAGLDEEAYRDMLETRTGKRSSTALSRAEAIAVIDHLKLVSNRPGHGVEAAPKPARGAQALDGPYAGVCRALWISAWNLGLVRDRTDRALVSFVRRQTGIDHLNWVRDPMDARQAIEALKSWIAREANVVWDLPAAERRSLGLSPARWRKIAVVDAQRRRLHVLGRPADLPQSFHDLSDTELDDLASELGRAIRRSARQGSA
- a CDS encoding N-acetylmuramidase domain-containing protein; its protein translation is MGLSTPSFDAAAREAVEAIAMERGFEPAALLAVAWVESAGVPFWRVDGEELPPIRFEGHYFHRILKGKADRKPHLLERAVAAGLAHPDAGAVKNPSSYRARYELLARAMEIDTDAALRSISMGLGQVMGDHCLKLGFKSVEAMWQMARSGLDGQLWLMVRYIETFGLSGALRRQDWRAFARGYNGPNYAAGGYHTKLATAYRSFARQTDEHDLSRDLQKSLAAAGYPVAVDGIVGRETKAAIRRFQEDHGLVADGIAGPMTRDALDRALEAKAAERRKKQAAGVAGGAVAVGMSTGEVVSAVRQGSDVAQMARSLTEAVGISGLVAGIAVSLAVGIVVWRIVATRRHAEDPA